The following DNA comes from Papaver somniferum cultivar HN1 chromosome 4, ASM357369v1, whole genome shotgun sequence.
TAAATTATCTTTAATGATATTTGTTGTAGTGTTACCGTATTCCCTTTCAGAGCAAAGACGGTAGTAAAACAAGTACTCACATCCAACCATATATCAAGTTTTGATTAGAAaaacagaatcaactagatacTCAACAAGATAAACGTACATTTTTTtcgaaagataaaataaaaaaacataaaatgttAACGAAAGAAGAAGATAGCTTATCTAATGCATATTTGATTGAGTAAGGCCAATGAGACCGAATACTTAGTCAAGTGTATATTTGAATTTGGAAGTGATTCATAATGGCAATTGATCTAAGAAAAATGTAGTTACAGGAGTAGTTGATTTCaaagagtattttttttttccgaaagagaaggttatattaaaagaaaaaagaaacccaAGGAATTATCCAAGGCCAATTACATGCACATTAGAGTATCCCAATTACTCCAAATAAGACTTGGATCGACATACTTGAATGTGTCATTATCACAAGACCATAAAACTACCAATTGCTTGACCAAATCAATACTTTCTTGCACACACTTATGTCGACTTCCAAAAACCCTTCCATTACTTTCCTTCCACAAAACCCAACAAATTGCATAATGCAATATTTGCCAAACTTGTCTTCCTTTACCACGCAACACGTTGATGGTCCAAGGTTCAAATAATTGAAGCAACGTGCTTGGTATAGGCCAAGCAATTCTGAAGGCTGCAATGAAGTActtccaaacttcaaaagaataCGTGCAATGAAGAAACATATGACTCGCAGATTCCCTAACACTATTGCATAGGATGCACTGATCACTCTCTATGTCAACACCTCGATGACGCAACATATCCCTAGTTGGAAGTGAATCATCAAAAGTAGCCCACAAAATGAAACTAACCTTGTTCGGAATATGGGATTTCCAAAGAAATTGATTGAAGCCGCACTCATCCAAATCACCTATGAGCTTATCATAACAATTCGAAGTACTGAAATTTTCCATAATCTCCATTTTGTCGTCCTCTTCCACCAAAACAGGCACATGATGTAAGTCACGCTTAAGTAAATCCCATTCTAATTGCTCATTCATATTTATCTGTCTCTTAAAATCGCAAACCTACTCTCCATTCACAATTCGAAACTGTAGCGTTCTTCATCCTTGTTACCTTGTTGAGTATCTATTTGATTTCAAAGAGTAGTCGATTCCAAAGAGTCGATTCCAATTACATCATACAAACATCTgctcatgaaaatggtcaaaaaGAACAACAATCATGCAAAAGGAACCATAACTAGAATTTTAAGAACTAAGATCAGCAGAAACAAACCGACCCAACCCCATGTCTAAATCCTTGCTAGCCATTTCCAAAAACATCAAACTGAGTCAACTCAACGATTTAACCGATTCCAGTCACCCATTTAGTTGACTCAACTCTGTACTAAATACATCTACCAATATTTGAATTTAAAATTGAGAGATACTTTACATTTTAAGGAACATGATGTTATGATGATACCCACGAAACTCAAGCTCACAATTTTTTGCTccaaaaattgattaaaaaaataCCTATCATTCAATCTGGACAGTTTAGGTAACCCCCATCTTAGACCATTTAGGTAACCccaacttttttttgtttgagatTAAACCAACCCTAATTCAATGTCTCCAATAGATTTCCAAACCTAAAAATTGGTTCATTATTTAAGAACCACCAAACTTTTAAAGAACCAGCCATTAAAATTATGATTATGAGCTAATTTTTGCCCTAATTTTACCCAACCAAAATCCAAAGATAGCTAGATAACTAACTGTACATACATACAACAACAAAATGGACAATCCGCCGTATATTCCGGTCACCACAAACATCAATGTCTGAAACACTATACCGTAATTCCAACCAAAATAAAGGGCAAAACCGTCAGCTTGACAGAATATTAATTCTGACTGGCGTCCATCTAAACCGTTGATTCATCATGATAAGAAACCAGCGGCTGGTGTGAATTGTTTGACTGGTGTACggacttttttaaaaaaaattaaaaatgaaatgaTTGGATTTTAGTCTTGGATTCATGTTTTTGTTTGAccaaaggaaagagagagagggTTTTTATGTTGGGTGAGAGAGACAGTTTATTTtgagagagaagaaagaaaagaaattctGTCTGttttctaaaaattccatttctatccttcttcttcttcctcctcccctCTTTTTCTCTGTAAATGGGGAGAGAGATGTCGTTATCATTATCATCAGAGCGAAGAAACAGAGATTGATTTTACTGGAGTTGATTTTGATTTGTTTGCTACATTTTTTGTTTTGGTTAACACTGTGCTAAGAAGAAAGATCAATCAAATCGAGAAGATTAGGGGGGATTCTTGTTGTTGTTCAGTGTGTTGCGGGTGGAAGAAAGGAGGAATCATGCATGTAATGCGCCGTTTGAAGAGTTATGCCTCTGGTCGATCTTCCATTTCTGATCCCgtaagttttttttatttatttttgattgagatttttttttagggtttgtttatttttagggGATTTTGTTACTTGAATGTGTTTGTCTGGATCTACATTTATGAATTATTTTGGAATTTTTGAAGTCGTTTTCCGGTTTTAATTTCTGCGGAAATGGCAAGCTCAGTAGGATGTTTTTGAGGTTGTAATGAGTTTTTGTGATTAGAATGAATGAATGTTGTGATTTTTGTTGCATTTTTTAGTGATTTTGATGGGTTGATTTGGTGTTTAGGCCGGCGATACGAACACCAAAAGGGTGAAGGTTGAGCAGGAAATAGAACCGGAGGTTGCCCCGGTAGAAGTAGAAGCTGCTCCTGCGGCTGCTGCTGCTCATCATTCTGTAGTAGATAATAAAATAGAGGCTGCTGCTGAGAGAGGAGAAGAGAATATTGCTTCTACGTCACAGGAGAAGGATGCAAGTACTTCTGAAGATCCCACCACTGTTCCTAAAGCAGCTGAAAAATCTGGTGTTGATCAACTTCcgaaagaattaaatgaaatgaaaattaaaGACGATAAAAACGAGAAtaatgatgatgataaggtgCGAATTGTGTTTATTCTTAGTTTTTGTGTTTGGGGGATCAATGTTACTTGCTAGATATGTCTTCTCGTTGGTAATTTGGTATTGCAATTGATTGGATTAGTTGTTTGTACAGAGTATGGAAGCCACTGTTGTAAATGGTAATGGAACGGAGACGGGTCAGATAATTACTACAACTATAGGTGGTCGAAACGGTCAGCCAAAACAGGTAATATTGTTtacttgattattgtcctaaaATGCCTTGCATTGCGTAACGGCATTTTGTACCACTCTCCATACTTCATTTATTTCGTTATTATTGCCATCTCTTTCAACACCTCAAAATCGGTTAGGATAACACTTCGGCTGATAAATGCTTATTGTTTTTAATTTCCAGACCATTTCATATATGGCAGAGCGAGTGGTTGGCACTGGTTCATTTGGTGTTGTATTTCAGGTATTCAAATTTGTTTAGTTTGTGTATGTGTATTGCTCATATTGTAGTACACTTCCTGAATTTTGCTTACGATATTTGTCAATGCAGGCCAAGTGCTTAGAAACAGGCGAAGCGGTTGCTATAAAGAAGGTTCTACAGGATAAAAGATACAAGAATAGAGAACTCCAAATTATGCGCATGTTTGACCATCCTAATGTAGTTCAACTAAAACACTGGTTCTTTTCGACTACTGAAAAAGAGGAGGTGTTTCTCAATTTGGTACTGGAATATGTTTCTGAAACTGTTTACCGAGTTACGAAGCACTATAGCAGGATGAACCAACATGTTCCCATTATCTTTGTACAATTGTATACTTACCAGGTGAGAGCATTTATTTGTGCTCTTCCTGTTTCTTATGAACTTGTTCGATGTTAGTCTGTGCTCTTTTGGTTATTTCCAACTATGACTTTATTAATTTTTTCCTTGTTTGTCACTTTGTAGATCTGTCGTGCGCTTGCTTACATACATACTGTTATCGGAGTGTGCCATCGTGACATTAAACCGCAAAATTTATTGGTATGACCTGCCCTGACACGTCGTCATTTGAAAGGATACAATCTGGTGTTTTTGTGTAGTCGAGCAAATATGAAATGTTCTCGTGCACTATTAGCATTTTCTGTTTATGCATATACTTAATCTGAGAGTTTGCTTGTTTTAGTCCAAGAAATTCAAGATTCATAATTTGTGTATATTTACAGGTAAATCCACACACTCATCAGTTAAAGATCTGTGATTTTGGAAGTGCAAAAATGTTGGTAGGTTACCCTGTCTAGTGTTCTATTTCCGTTCTTAAATAAGATAAACATAGTGCGAGTTTTGAGATTTTTCTTTGGCATTCTTGCAGGTTCCTGGAGAGCCCAATATATCATATATTTGTTCGAGGTACTACAGGGCTCCAGAATTGATCTTTGGAGCTACTGAATACACAACAGCCATTGATATGTGGTCCGCGGGGTGTGTTTTTGCGGAGTTGCTTCTGGGACAGGTGTGTATTATTGAGTTGCTTTTGGCTTTAATGCCTCCTGAGATATTGTGGAAGAGCATTTGAACATTTGATATAGTGACTGATGATTACTTTTGGTTTGCTTGATTCTCAGCCTCTGTTTCCAGGAGAAAGTGGTGTTGATCAGTTGGTGGAAGTCATCAAGGTAACTACACTAGCAACTGTTTCTTGTATGTTACATTTACGCAGTGTTCATTGTACTGTCTTACGAACTATTGTTGTGGAATTATCAGGTTTTGGGGACCCCCACAAGAGAAGAAATTAAATGCATGAATCCAAATTATACAGAGTTCAAGTTTCCTCAGATCAAGGCTCATCCATGGCACAAGGTCTGTGCTTTTTATTTTTTACCATGGTGACATGGTTTTTTTTCCACTTTGTCTGTCTTTATGTTCATTAATTCATAATAGATGTTTATTCCACCAATCAAGTTTACAAGTCTATCCGTCTTGATATTTGCAGGTTTTCCACAAGAGGATGCCTCCTGAAGCTGTTGATCTGGTATCAAGGCTCCTTCAGTATTCACCAAGTCTGCGCTGCACTGCTGTAAGAAAACCTTCCTTTACTACAAAGATGTCTACTATCCGTTTATCTTCTGTCTAGGAGTACATATAATTGGTGCTATGCTTGAACTTGCCTGGTTGATTCTGTAAGTCTCGACTTTAGTAATTATTTAGAGGAGTTGAACAAGAGTTTTCTTCTTGCTAAAAGTATCAGCAGCAGCGAGTTAAAGTTTTTAGAGAATTGAATTGAAGGTGGAAAAAAACTATTAGAAACAAACGTCTGAACTTGATGATGAACATCAAGTATAGTACTTAATTAACTGTTGTTACATTTTGGTTCCTTGCAGTTAGAGGCATGTGCGCACCCGTTTTTTGATGAGTTGCGGGACCCAAACGCTGTCTTGCCTAATGGCCGTCCACTTCCTCCATTATTTGATTTCACGCCTCAGGGTAAATACTTATTTCCTTTCACATTGTATCTTTTTGCTTAAATGCATCTTTACTCTCTACTGAAACAAACCATAACGTTTTGCAGAGCTGGCTGGTGCACCCCCTGAACTAGTCCAACGACTAATTCCTGAGCATGTCAAGAAATAAATATGAACTTTGCAAATAGTCTAGAGGCAATGTCATTAGTTATAGTGGTAGTAGTGGCTTTAGTACAATTTCTGTGGGTttccaatttttcttttttcctgttGATTTCATGGAGATAAGTGCTAAGTAGTTGCCTACTGGTTGTAACAGAATGTGCGATTTGGTTGTTTTTTAGACATAATAGGGCAACGCCAACATTATGTCTATTTCGATGTTGTATTATCTATAATGTTATATAATATCAATTCCTGACTTTGTTAGATCAATTTACTAATTTACTAATGATCTTTGAAGAACCGCACTTTCTTGAAAGTATCATGGCTATTTTCTATTTGGGTGGTtggtaaatgtttttttttttaaatctttgcATGGACATTAACATAAGTATTTCGCAACTGCAGCGAAATGAAAATCCTAACAAACAACACTTAAAAGAGAAAACTAAAGCATGAAAGCCCAAAAAACAGAGAAAGAGACAGGCTACACTAGTGCTTCTCTGAAGAATTTATCAAATACACCGTCGAGGTCATGAATGTTCGGAAAGTAGAAGCGAATGAAGTCTGCATGGGTGAAGGGTCGAAAGAGTAGACGATGTTCTTTATCTACCAATTCTCGCGGGGCTTGAATCACCGCTTCTTCTTTTGGTGATGCAAACAAGCCATAACTGTATCTATCTTTCTCTCCACTCATCATCACCCTATGTTTTGCCGCGTATACTCTACCGTTGCTCCAGGCCTATCGCTAAAAGAACACACAAGTTTTATTAGGCTGTAACAGCTGCAACAACCATTCCAAAACCAATTAAAATGTTA
Coding sequences within:
- the LOC113274861 gene encoding uncharacterized protein LOC113274861 isoform X2 — its product is MNEQLEWDLLKRDLHHVPVLVEEDDKMEIMENFSTSNCYDKLIGDLDECGFNQFLWKSHIPNKPSELLGLYQARCFNYLNLGPSTCCVVKEDKFGKYCIMQFVGFCGRKVMEGFLEVDISVCKKVLIWSSNW
- the LOC113274860 gene encoding shaggy-related protein kinase alpha-like yields the protein MHVMRRLKSYASGRSSISDPAGDTNTKRVKVEQEIEPEVAPVEVEAAPAAAAAHHSVVDNKIEAAAERGEENIASTSQEKDASTSEDPTTVPKAAEKSGVDQLPKELNEMKIKDDKNENNDDDKSMEATVVNGNGTETGQIITTTIGGRNGQPKQTISYMAERVVGTGSFGVVFQAKCLETGEAVAIKKVLQDKRYKNRELQIMRMFDHPNVVQLKHWFFSTTEKEEVFLNLVLEYVSETVYRVTKHYSRMNQHVPIIFVQLYTYQICRALAYIHTVIGVCHRDIKPQNLLVNPHTHQLKICDFGSAKMLVPGEPNISYICSRYYRAPELIFGATEYTTAIDMWSAGCVFAELLLGQPLFPGESGVDQLVEVIKVLGTPTREEIKCMNPNYTEFKFPQIKAHPWHKVFHKRMPPEAVDLVSRLLQYSPSLRCTALEACAHPFFDELRDPNAVLPNGRPLPPLFDFTPQELAGAPPELVQRLIPEHVKK
- the LOC113274861 gene encoding uncharacterized protein LOC113274861 isoform X1 encodes the protein MNEQLEWDLLKRDLHHVPVLVEEDDKMEIMENFSTSNCYDKLIGDLDECGFNQFLWKSHIPNKVSFILWATFDDSLPTRDMLRHRGVDIESDQCILCNSVRESASHMFLHCTYSFEVWKYFIAAFRIAWPIPSTLLQLFEPWTINVLRGKGRQVWQILHYAICWVLWKESNGRVFGSRHKCVQESIDLVKQLVVLWSCDNDTFKYVDPSLIWSNWDTLMCM